From Homo sapiens chromosome 6, GRCh38.p14 Primary Assembly, the proteins below share one genomic window:
- the PHF1 gene encoding PHD finger protein 1 isoform X4 → MGRGTRPEAGCREGGFPRAPRANLRSEEGAEGIPSPTGSDSSLPKPRRASLFFGALQACWRPPQDAMAQPPRLSRSGASSLWDPASPAPTSGPRPRLWEGQDVLARWTDGLLYLGTIKKVDSAREVCLVQFEDDSQFLVLWKDISPAALPGEELLCCVCRSETVVPGNRLVSCEKCRHAYHQDCHVPRAPAPGEGEGTSWVCRQCVFAIATKRGGALKKGPYARAMLGMKLSLPYGLKGLDWDAGHLSNRQQSYCYCGGPGEWNLKMLQCRSCLQWFHEACTQCLSKPLLYGDRFYEFECCVCRGGPEKVRRLQLRWVDVAHLVLYHLSVCCKKKYFDFDREILPFTSENWDSLLLGELSDTPKGERSSRLLSALNSHKDRFISGREIKKRKCLFGLHARMPPPVEPPTGDGALTSFPSGQGPGGGVSRPLGKRRRPEPEPLRRRQKGKVEELGPPSAVRNQPEPQEQRERAHLQRALQSFAPSSRPQCLHHPPALTRVTRAAAATTSGPQMPAACPAAPSGCLLPSTLLPAPQGPLGTVDPQTGHPWNFTLVSPQTSLKVPPTR, encoded by the exons ATGGGGCGGGGGACCAGGCCGGAGGCGGGCTGCCGGGAGGGGGGATTCCCTCGTGCCCCAAGGGCGAATCTCAGGTCGGAGGAAGGGGCTGAGGGGATTCCCTCTCCCACCGGGTCCGACTCTTCGCTCCCCAAGCCGCGGAGGGCCAGCCTCTTCTTCGGCGCCCTCCAGGCCTGTTGGAG GCCCCCCCAGGATGCAATGGCGCAGCCCCCCCGGCTGAGCCGCTCTGGTGCCTCCTCACTTTGGGACCCAGCTTCTCCTGCTCCCACCTCTGGCCCCAGGCCTCGGCTTTGGGAGGGTCAAGATGTGCTGGCCAGATGGACTGATGGGCTGCTATACTTGGGTACCATCAAAAAG GTGGACAGTGCTAGGGAGGTGTGTCTGGTCCAGTTTGAGGATGATTCGCAGTTTCTGGTTCTATGGAAAGACATTAGCCCTG CTGCCCTCCCTGGAGAGGAACTCCTCTGTTGTGTCTGTCGCTCTGAGACTGTGGTCCCTGGGAACCGGCTGGTCAGCTGTGAGAAGTGTCGCCATG CTTATCACCAGGACTGCCATGTTCCCAGGGCTCCAGCccctggagagggagagggcacaTCCTGGGTATGCCGCCAGTGTGTCTTTGCGATCGCCACCAAG AGGGGAGGTGCCCTGAAGAAGGGCCCCTATGCCCGGGCCATGCTGGGTATGAAGCTTTCTCTGCCATATGGACTGAAGGGGCTGGACTGGGATGCTGGACATCTGAGCAACCGACAGCAGAGTTACTGTTACTGTGGTGGCCCTGGGGA GTGGAACCTGAAAATGCTGCAGTGCCGGAGCTGCCTGCAGTGGTTCCATGAGGCCTGCACCCAGTGTCTGAGCAAGCCCCTCCTCTATGGGGACAG GTTCTATGAATTTGAATGCTGTGTGTGTCGCGGGGGCCCTGAGAAAGTCCGGAGACTACAGCTTCGCTG GGTGGATGTGGCCCATCTTGTCCTGTATCACCTCAGTGTTTGCTGTAAGAAGAAATACTTTGATTTTGATCGTGAGATCCTCCCCTTCACTTCTGAGAATTGGGACAGTTTGCTCCTGGGGGAG CTTTCAGACACCCCCAAAGGAGAACGTTCTTCCAGGCTCCTCTCTGCTCTTAACAGCCACAAGGACCG TTTCATTTCAGGGAGAGAGATTAAGAAGAGGAAATGTTTGTTTGGTCTCCATGCTCGGATGCCTCCCCCTGTGGAGCCCCCTACTGGAGATGGAGCACTCACCAG CTTCCCTTCAGGGCAGGGCCCTGGGGGAGGGGTCTCACGTCCCCTGGGGAAGCGCCGGAGGCCGGAGCCAGAGCCcctgaggaggaggcagaaggggAAAGTGGAGGAGCTGGGGCCACCCTCAGCAGTGCGCAATCAGCCCGAGCCCCAGGAGCAGAGGGAGCGGGCTCATCTGCAGAGGGCACTGCAG TCCTTTGCCCCCTCTTCTAGGCCTCAGTGTCTCCACCATCCCCCAGCCCTAACCAGAGTTACCAGGGCAGCAGCGGCTACAACTTCCGGCCCACAGATGCCCGCTGCCTGCCCAG CAGCCCCATCCGGATGTTTGCTTCCTTCCACCCTTCTGCCAGCACCGCAGGGACCTCTGGGGACAGTGGACCCCCAGACAG GTCACCCCTGGAACTTCACATTGGTTTCCCCACAGACATCCCTAAAAGTGCCCCCCACTCGATGA
- the PHF1 gene encoding PHD finger protein 1 isoform X5, with the protein MGRGTRPEAGCREGGFPRAPRANLRSEEGAEGIPSPTGSDSSLPKPRRASLFFGALQACWRPPQDAMAQPPRLSRSGASSLWDPASPAPTSGPRPRLWEGQDVLARWTDGLLYLGTIKKVDSAREVCLVQFEDDSQFLVLWKDISPAALPGEELLCCVCRSETVVPGNRLVSCEKCRHAYHQDCHVPRAPAPGEGEGTSWVCRQCVFAIATKRGGALKKGPYARAMLGMKLSLPYGLKGLDWDAGHLSNRQQSYCYCGGPGEWNLKMLQCRSCLQWFHEACTQCLSKPLLYGDRFYEFECCVCRGGPEKVRRLQLRWVDVAHLVLYHLSVCCKKKYFDFDREILPFTSENWDSLLLGELSDTPKGERSSRLLSALNSHKDRFISGREIKKRKCLFGLHARMPPPVEPPTGDGALTSFPSGQGPGGGVSRPLGKRRRPEPEPLRRRQKGKVEELGPPSAVRNQPEPQEQRERAHLQRALQSFAPSSRPQCLHHPPALTRVTRAAAATTSGPQMPAACPAPSGCLLPSTLLPAPQGPLGTVDPQTGHPWNFTLVSPQTSLKVPPTR; encoded by the exons ATGGGGCGGGGGACCAGGCCGGAGGCGGGCTGCCGGGAGGGGGGATTCCCTCGTGCCCCAAGGGCGAATCTCAGGTCGGAGGAAGGGGCTGAGGGGATTCCCTCTCCCACCGGGTCCGACTCTTCGCTCCCCAAGCCGCGGAGGGCCAGCCTCTTCTTCGGCGCCCTCCAGGCCTGTTGGAG GCCCCCCCAGGATGCAATGGCGCAGCCCCCCCGGCTGAGCCGCTCTGGTGCCTCCTCACTTTGGGACCCAGCTTCTCCTGCTCCCACCTCTGGCCCCAGGCCTCGGCTTTGGGAGGGTCAAGATGTGCTGGCCAGATGGACTGATGGGCTGCTATACTTGGGTACCATCAAAAAG GTGGACAGTGCTAGGGAGGTGTGTCTGGTCCAGTTTGAGGATGATTCGCAGTTTCTGGTTCTATGGAAAGACATTAGCCCTG CTGCCCTCCCTGGAGAGGAACTCCTCTGTTGTGTCTGTCGCTCTGAGACTGTGGTCCCTGGGAACCGGCTGGTCAGCTGTGAGAAGTGTCGCCATG CTTATCACCAGGACTGCCATGTTCCCAGGGCTCCAGCccctggagagggagagggcacaTCCTGGGTATGCCGCCAGTGTGTCTTTGCGATCGCCACCAAG AGGGGAGGTGCCCTGAAGAAGGGCCCCTATGCCCGGGCCATGCTGGGTATGAAGCTTTCTCTGCCATATGGACTGAAGGGGCTGGACTGGGATGCTGGACATCTGAGCAACCGACAGCAGAGTTACTGTTACTGTGGTGGCCCTGGGGA GTGGAACCTGAAAATGCTGCAGTGCCGGAGCTGCCTGCAGTGGTTCCATGAGGCCTGCACCCAGTGTCTGAGCAAGCCCCTCCTCTATGGGGACAG GTTCTATGAATTTGAATGCTGTGTGTGTCGCGGGGGCCCTGAGAAAGTCCGGAGACTACAGCTTCGCTG GGTGGATGTGGCCCATCTTGTCCTGTATCACCTCAGTGTTTGCTGTAAGAAGAAATACTTTGATTTTGATCGTGAGATCCTCCCCTTCACTTCTGAGAATTGGGACAGTTTGCTCCTGGGGGAG CTTTCAGACACCCCCAAAGGAGAACGTTCTTCCAGGCTCCTCTCTGCTCTTAACAGCCACAAGGACCG TTTCATTTCAGGGAGAGAGATTAAGAAGAGGAAATGTTTGTTTGGTCTCCATGCTCGGATGCCTCCCCCTGTGGAGCCCCCTACTGGAGATGGAGCACTCACCAG CTTCCCTTCAGGGCAGGGCCCTGGGGGAGGGGTCTCACGTCCCCTGGGGAAGCGCCGGAGGCCGGAGCCAGAGCCcctgaggaggaggcagaaggggAAAGTGGAGGAGCTGGGGCCACCCTCAGCAGTGCGCAATCAGCCCGAGCCCCAGGAGCAGAGGGAGCGGGCTCATCTGCAGAGGGCACTGCAG TCCTTTGCCCCCTCTTCTAGGCCTCAGTGTCTCCACCATCCCCCAGCCCTAACCAGAGTTACCAGGGCAGCAGCGGCTACAACTTCCGGCCCACAGATGCCCGCTGCCTGCCCAG CCCCATCCGGATGTTTGCTTCCTTCCACCCTTCTGCCAGCACCGCAGGGACCTCTGGGGACAGTGGACCCCCAGACAG GTCACCCCTGGAACTTCACATTGGTTTCCCCACAGACATCCCTAAAAGTGCCCCCCACTCGATGA
- the PHF1 gene encoding PHD finger protein 1 isoform X1 yields the protein MGRGTRPEAGCREGGFPRAPRANLRSEEGAEGIPSPTGSDSSLPKPRRASLFFGALQACWRPPQDAMAQPPRLSRSGASSLWDPASPAPTSGPRPRLWEGQDVLARWTDGLLYLGTIKKVDSAREVCLVQFEDDSQFLVLWKDISPAALPGEELLCCVCRSETVVPGNRLVSCEKCRHAYHQDCHVPRAPAPGEGEGTSWVCRQCVFAIATKRGGALKKGPYARAMLGMKLSLPYGLKGLDWDAGHLSNRQQSYCYCGGPGEWNLKMLQCRSCLQWFHEACTQCLSKPLLYGDRFYEFECCVCRGGPEKVRRLQLRWVDVAHLVLYHLSVCCKKKYFDFDREILPFTSENWDSLLLGELSDTPKGERSSRLLSALNSHKDRFISGREIKKRKCLFGLHARMPPPVEPPTGDGALTSFPSGQGPGGGVSRPLGKRRRPEPEPLRRRQKGKVEELGPPSAVRNQPEPQEQRERAHLQRALQASVSPPSPSPNQSYQGSSGYNFRPTDARCLPSSPIRMFASFHPSASTAGTSGDSGPPDRSPLELHIGFPTDIPKSAPHSMTASSSSVSSPSPGLPRRSAPPSPLCRSLSPGTGGGVRGGVGYLSRGDPVRVLARRVRPDGSVQYLVEWGGGGIF from the exons ATGGGGCGGGGGACCAGGCCGGAGGCGGGCTGCCGGGAGGGGGGATTCCCTCGTGCCCCAAGGGCGAATCTCAGGTCGGAGGAAGGGGCTGAGGGGATTCCCTCTCCCACCGGGTCCGACTCTTCGCTCCCCAAGCCGCGGAGGGCCAGCCTCTTCTTCGGCGCCCTCCAGGCCTGTTGGAG GCCCCCCCAGGATGCAATGGCGCAGCCCCCCCGGCTGAGCCGCTCTGGTGCCTCCTCACTTTGGGACCCAGCTTCTCCTGCTCCCACCTCTGGCCCCAGGCCTCGGCTTTGGGAGGGTCAAGATGTGCTGGCCAGATGGACTGATGGGCTGCTATACTTGGGTACCATCAAAAAG GTGGACAGTGCTAGGGAGGTGTGTCTGGTCCAGTTTGAGGATGATTCGCAGTTTCTGGTTCTATGGAAAGACATTAGCCCTG CTGCCCTCCCTGGAGAGGAACTCCTCTGTTGTGTCTGTCGCTCTGAGACTGTGGTCCCTGGGAACCGGCTGGTCAGCTGTGAGAAGTGTCGCCATG CTTATCACCAGGACTGCCATGTTCCCAGGGCTCCAGCccctggagagggagagggcacaTCCTGGGTATGCCGCCAGTGTGTCTTTGCGATCGCCACCAAG AGGGGAGGTGCCCTGAAGAAGGGCCCCTATGCCCGGGCCATGCTGGGTATGAAGCTTTCTCTGCCATATGGACTGAAGGGGCTGGACTGGGATGCTGGACATCTGAGCAACCGACAGCAGAGTTACTGTTACTGTGGTGGCCCTGGGGA GTGGAACCTGAAAATGCTGCAGTGCCGGAGCTGCCTGCAGTGGTTCCATGAGGCCTGCACCCAGTGTCTGAGCAAGCCCCTCCTCTATGGGGACAG GTTCTATGAATTTGAATGCTGTGTGTGTCGCGGGGGCCCTGAGAAAGTCCGGAGACTACAGCTTCGCTG GGTGGATGTGGCCCATCTTGTCCTGTATCACCTCAGTGTTTGCTGTAAGAAGAAATACTTTGATTTTGATCGTGAGATCCTCCCCTTCACTTCTGAGAATTGGGACAGTTTGCTCCTGGGGGAG CTTTCAGACACCCCCAAAGGAGAACGTTCTTCCAGGCTCCTCTCTGCTCTTAACAGCCACAAGGACCG TTTCATTTCAGGGAGAGAGATTAAGAAGAGGAAATGTTTGTTTGGTCTCCATGCTCGGATGCCTCCCCCTGTGGAGCCCCCTACTGGAGATGGAGCACTCACCAG CTTCCCTTCAGGGCAGGGCCCTGGGGGAGGGGTCTCACGTCCCCTGGGGAAGCGCCGGAGGCCGGAGCCAGAGCCcctgaggaggaggcagaaggggAAAGTGGAGGAGCTGGGGCCACCCTCAGCAGTGCGCAATCAGCCCGAGCCCCAGGAGCAGAGGGAGCGGGCTCATCTGCAGAGGGCACTGCAG GCCTCAGTGTCTCCACCATCCCCCAGCCCTAACCAGAGTTACCAGGGCAGCAGCGGCTACAACTTCCGGCCCACAGATGCCCGCTGCCTGCCCAG CAGCCCCATCCGGATGTTTGCTTCCTTCCACCCTTCTGCCAGCACCGCAGGGACCTCTGGGGACAGTGGACCCCCAGACAG GTCACCCCTGGAACTTCACATTGGTTTCCCCACAGACATCCCTAAAAGTGCCCCCCACTCGATGACTGCCTCATCTTCCTCAGTTTCATCCCCATCCCCAGGTCTTCCTAGACGCTCAGCACCCCCTTCTCCCCTGTGCCGTAGTTTGTCTCCTGGGACTGGGGGAGGAGTCCGAGGTGGGGTTGGTTACCTGTCCCGAGGGGACCCTGTCCGGGTCCTTGCTCGGAGAGTACGGCCTGATGGCTCTGTGCAGTACCTGGttgagtggggaggagggggcatCTTCTGA
- the PHF1 gene encoding PHD finger protein 1 isoform X2, whose translation MGRGTRPEAGCREGGFPRAPRANLRSEEGAEGIPSPTGSDSSLPKPRRASLFFGALQACWRPPQDAMAQPPRLSRSGASSLWDPASPAPTSGPRPRLWEGQDVLARWTDGLLYLGTIKKVDSAREVCLVQFEDDSQFLVLWKDISPAALPGEELLCCVCRSETVVPGNRLVSCEKCRHAYHQDCHVPRAPAPGEGEGTSWVCRQCVFAIATKRGGALKKGPYARAMLGMKLSLPYGLKGLDWDAGHLSNRQQSYCYCGGPGEWNLKMLQCRSCLQWFHEACTQCLSKPLLYGDRFYEFECCVCRGGPEKVRRLQLRWVDVAHLVLYHLSVCCKKKYFDFDREILPFTSENWDSLLLGELSDTPKGERSSRLLSALNSHKDRFISGREIKKRKCLFGLHARMPPPVEPPTGDGALTSFPSGQGPGGGVSRPLGKRRRPEPEPLRRRQKGKVEELGPPSAVRNQPEPQEQRERAHLQRALQASVSPPSPSPNQSYQGSSGYNFRPTDARCLPSPIRMFASFHPSASTAGTSGDSGPPDRSPLELHIGFPTDIPKSAPHSMTASSSSVSSPSPGLPRRSAPPSPLCRSLSPGTGGGVRGGVGYLSRGDPVRVLARRVRPDGSVQYLVEWGGGGIF comes from the exons ATGGGGCGGGGGACCAGGCCGGAGGCGGGCTGCCGGGAGGGGGGATTCCCTCGTGCCCCAAGGGCGAATCTCAGGTCGGAGGAAGGGGCTGAGGGGATTCCCTCTCCCACCGGGTCCGACTCTTCGCTCCCCAAGCCGCGGAGGGCCAGCCTCTTCTTCGGCGCCCTCCAGGCCTGTTGGAG GCCCCCCCAGGATGCAATGGCGCAGCCCCCCCGGCTGAGCCGCTCTGGTGCCTCCTCACTTTGGGACCCAGCTTCTCCTGCTCCCACCTCTGGCCCCAGGCCTCGGCTTTGGGAGGGTCAAGATGTGCTGGCCAGATGGACTGATGGGCTGCTATACTTGGGTACCATCAAAAAG GTGGACAGTGCTAGGGAGGTGTGTCTGGTCCAGTTTGAGGATGATTCGCAGTTTCTGGTTCTATGGAAAGACATTAGCCCTG CTGCCCTCCCTGGAGAGGAACTCCTCTGTTGTGTCTGTCGCTCTGAGACTGTGGTCCCTGGGAACCGGCTGGTCAGCTGTGAGAAGTGTCGCCATG CTTATCACCAGGACTGCCATGTTCCCAGGGCTCCAGCccctggagagggagagggcacaTCCTGGGTATGCCGCCAGTGTGTCTTTGCGATCGCCACCAAG AGGGGAGGTGCCCTGAAGAAGGGCCCCTATGCCCGGGCCATGCTGGGTATGAAGCTTTCTCTGCCATATGGACTGAAGGGGCTGGACTGGGATGCTGGACATCTGAGCAACCGACAGCAGAGTTACTGTTACTGTGGTGGCCCTGGGGA GTGGAACCTGAAAATGCTGCAGTGCCGGAGCTGCCTGCAGTGGTTCCATGAGGCCTGCACCCAGTGTCTGAGCAAGCCCCTCCTCTATGGGGACAG GTTCTATGAATTTGAATGCTGTGTGTGTCGCGGGGGCCCTGAGAAAGTCCGGAGACTACAGCTTCGCTG GGTGGATGTGGCCCATCTTGTCCTGTATCACCTCAGTGTTTGCTGTAAGAAGAAATACTTTGATTTTGATCGTGAGATCCTCCCCTTCACTTCTGAGAATTGGGACAGTTTGCTCCTGGGGGAG CTTTCAGACACCCCCAAAGGAGAACGTTCTTCCAGGCTCCTCTCTGCTCTTAACAGCCACAAGGACCG TTTCATTTCAGGGAGAGAGATTAAGAAGAGGAAATGTTTGTTTGGTCTCCATGCTCGGATGCCTCCCCCTGTGGAGCCCCCTACTGGAGATGGAGCACTCACCAG CTTCCCTTCAGGGCAGGGCCCTGGGGGAGGGGTCTCACGTCCCCTGGGGAAGCGCCGGAGGCCGGAGCCAGAGCCcctgaggaggaggcagaaggggAAAGTGGAGGAGCTGGGGCCACCCTCAGCAGTGCGCAATCAGCCCGAGCCCCAGGAGCAGAGGGAGCGGGCTCATCTGCAGAGGGCACTGCAG GCCTCAGTGTCTCCACCATCCCCCAGCCCTAACCAGAGTTACCAGGGCAGCAGCGGCTACAACTTCCGGCCCACAGATGCCCGCTGCCTGCCCAG CCCCATCCGGATGTTTGCTTCCTTCCACCCTTCTGCCAGCACCGCAGGGACCTCTGGGGACAGTGGACCCCCAGACAG GTCACCCCTGGAACTTCACATTGGTTTCCCCACAGACATCCCTAAAAGTGCCCCCCACTCGATGACTGCCTCATCTTCCTCAGTTTCATCCCCATCCCCAGGTCTTCCTAGACGCTCAGCACCCCCTTCTCCCCTGTGCCGTAGTTTGTCTCCTGGGACTGGGGGAGGAGTCCGAGGTGGGGTTGGTTACCTGTCCCGAGGGGACCCTGTCCGGGTCCTTGCTCGGAGAGTACGGCCTGATGGCTCTGTGCAGTACCTGGttgagtggggaggagggggcatCTTCTGA
- the PHF1 gene encoding PHD finger protein 1 isoform X8, whose translation MGRGTRPEAGCREGGFPRAPRANLRSEEGAEGIPSPTGSDSSLPKPRRASLFFGALQACWRPPQDAMAQPPRLSRSGASSLWDPASPAPTSGPRPRLWEGQDVLARWTDGLLYLGTIKKVDSAREVCLVQFEDDSQFLVLWKDISPAALPGEELLCCVCRSETVVPGNRLVSCEKCRHAYHQDCHVPRAPAPGEGEGTSWVCRQCVFAIATKRGGALKKGPYARAMLGMKLSLPYGLKGLDWDAGHLSNRQQSYCYCGGPGEWNLKMLQCRSCLQWFHEACTQCLSKPLLYGDRFYEFECCVCRGGPEKVRRLQLRWVDVAHLVLYHLSVCCKKKYFDFDREILPFTSENWDSLLLGELSDTPKGERSSRLLSALNSHKDRFISGREIKKRKCLFGLHARMPPPVEPPTGDGALTRAGPWGRGLTSPGEAPEAGARAPEEEAEGESGGAGATLSSAQSARAPGAEGAGSSAEGTAVLCPLF comes from the exons ATGGGGCGGGGGACCAGGCCGGAGGCGGGCTGCCGGGAGGGGGGATTCCCTCGTGCCCCAAGGGCGAATCTCAGGTCGGAGGAAGGGGCTGAGGGGATTCCCTCTCCCACCGGGTCCGACTCTTCGCTCCCCAAGCCGCGGAGGGCCAGCCTCTTCTTCGGCGCCCTCCAGGCCTGTTGGAG GCCCCCCCAGGATGCAATGGCGCAGCCCCCCCGGCTGAGCCGCTCTGGTGCCTCCTCACTTTGGGACCCAGCTTCTCCTGCTCCCACCTCTGGCCCCAGGCCTCGGCTTTGGGAGGGTCAAGATGTGCTGGCCAGATGGACTGATGGGCTGCTATACTTGGGTACCATCAAAAAG GTGGACAGTGCTAGGGAGGTGTGTCTGGTCCAGTTTGAGGATGATTCGCAGTTTCTGGTTCTATGGAAAGACATTAGCCCTG CTGCCCTCCCTGGAGAGGAACTCCTCTGTTGTGTCTGTCGCTCTGAGACTGTGGTCCCTGGGAACCGGCTGGTCAGCTGTGAGAAGTGTCGCCATG CTTATCACCAGGACTGCCATGTTCCCAGGGCTCCAGCccctggagagggagagggcacaTCCTGGGTATGCCGCCAGTGTGTCTTTGCGATCGCCACCAAG AGGGGAGGTGCCCTGAAGAAGGGCCCCTATGCCCGGGCCATGCTGGGTATGAAGCTTTCTCTGCCATATGGACTGAAGGGGCTGGACTGGGATGCTGGACATCTGAGCAACCGACAGCAGAGTTACTGTTACTGTGGTGGCCCTGGGGA GTGGAACCTGAAAATGCTGCAGTGCCGGAGCTGCCTGCAGTGGTTCCATGAGGCCTGCACCCAGTGTCTGAGCAAGCCCCTCCTCTATGGGGACAG GTTCTATGAATTTGAATGCTGTGTGTGTCGCGGGGGCCCTGAGAAAGTCCGGAGACTACAGCTTCGCTG GGTGGATGTGGCCCATCTTGTCCTGTATCACCTCAGTGTTTGCTGTAAGAAGAAATACTTTGATTTTGATCGTGAGATCCTCCCCTTCACTTCTGAGAATTGGGACAGTTTGCTCCTGGGGGAG CTTTCAGACACCCCCAAAGGAGAACGTTCTTCCAGGCTCCTCTCTGCTCTTAACAGCCACAAGGACCG TTTCATTTCAGGGAGAGAGATTAAGAAGAGGAAATGTTTGTTTGGTCTCCATGCTCGGATGCCTCCCCCTGTGGAGCCCCCTACTGGAGATGGAGCACTCACCAG GGCAGGGCCCTGGGGGAGGGGTCTCACGTCCCCTGGGGAAGCGCCGGAGGCCGGAGCCAGAGCCcctgaggaggaggcagaaggggAAAGTGGAGGAGCTGGGGCCACCCTCAGCAGTGCGCAATCAGCCCGAGCCCCAGGAGCAGAGGGAGCGGGCTCATCTGCAGAGGGCACTGCAG TCCTTTGCCCCCTCTTCTAG
- the PHF1 gene encoding PHD finger protein 1 isoform X7, translated as MGRGTRPEAGCREGGFPRAPRANLRSEEGAEGIPSPTGSDSSLPKPRRASLFFGALQACWRPPQDAMAQPPRLSRSGASSLWDPASPAPTSGPRPRLWEGQDVLARWTDGLLYLGTIKKVDSAREVCLVQFEDDSQFLVLWKDISPAALPGEELLCCVCRSETVVPGNRLVSCEKCRHAYHQDCHVPRAPAPGEGEGTSWVCRQCVFAIATKRGGALKKGPYARAMLGMKLSLPYGLKGLDWDAGHLSNRQQSYCYCGGPGEWNLKMLQCRSCLQWFHEACTQCLSKPLLYGDRFYEFECCVCRGGPEKVRRLQLRWVDVAHLVLYHLSVCCKKKYFDFDREILPFTSENWDSLLLGELSDTPKGERSSRLLSALNSHKDRFISGREIKKRKCLFGLHARMPPPVEPPTGDGALTRPQCLHHPPALTRVTRAAAATTSGPQMPAACPAAPSGCLLPSTLLPAPQGPLGTVDPQTGHPWNFTLVSPQTSLKVPPTR; from the exons ATGGGGCGGGGGACCAGGCCGGAGGCGGGCTGCCGGGAGGGGGGATTCCCTCGTGCCCCAAGGGCGAATCTCAGGTCGGAGGAAGGGGCTGAGGGGATTCCCTCTCCCACCGGGTCCGACTCTTCGCTCCCCAAGCCGCGGAGGGCCAGCCTCTTCTTCGGCGCCCTCCAGGCCTGTTGGAG GCCCCCCCAGGATGCAATGGCGCAGCCCCCCCGGCTGAGCCGCTCTGGTGCCTCCTCACTTTGGGACCCAGCTTCTCCTGCTCCCACCTCTGGCCCCAGGCCTCGGCTTTGGGAGGGTCAAGATGTGCTGGCCAGATGGACTGATGGGCTGCTATACTTGGGTACCATCAAAAAG GTGGACAGTGCTAGGGAGGTGTGTCTGGTCCAGTTTGAGGATGATTCGCAGTTTCTGGTTCTATGGAAAGACATTAGCCCTG CTGCCCTCCCTGGAGAGGAACTCCTCTGTTGTGTCTGTCGCTCTGAGACTGTGGTCCCTGGGAACCGGCTGGTCAGCTGTGAGAAGTGTCGCCATG CTTATCACCAGGACTGCCATGTTCCCAGGGCTCCAGCccctggagagggagagggcacaTCCTGGGTATGCCGCCAGTGTGTCTTTGCGATCGCCACCAAG AGGGGAGGTGCCCTGAAGAAGGGCCCCTATGCCCGGGCCATGCTGGGTATGAAGCTTTCTCTGCCATATGGACTGAAGGGGCTGGACTGGGATGCTGGACATCTGAGCAACCGACAGCAGAGTTACTGTTACTGTGGTGGCCCTGGGGA GTGGAACCTGAAAATGCTGCAGTGCCGGAGCTGCCTGCAGTGGTTCCATGAGGCCTGCACCCAGTGTCTGAGCAAGCCCCTCCTCTATGGGGACAG GTTCTATGAATTTGAATGCTGTGTGTGTCGCGGGGGCCCTGAGAAAGTCCGGAGACTACAGCTTCGCTG GGTGGATGTGGCCCATCTTGTCCTGTATCACCTCAGTGTTTGCTGTAAGAAGAAATACTTTGATTTTGATCGTGAGATCCTCCCCTTCACTTCTGAGAATTGGGACAGTTTGCTCCTGGGGGAG CTTTCAGACACCCCCAAAGGAGAACGTTCTTCCAGGCTCCTCTCTGCTCTTAACAGCCACAAGGACCG TTTCATTTCAGGGAGAGAGATTAAGAAGAGGAAATGTTTGTTTGGTCTCCATGCTCGGATGCCTCCCCCTGTGGAGCCCCCTACTGGAGATGGAGCACTCACCAG GCCTCAGTGTCTCCACCATCCCCCAGCCCTAACCAGAGTTACCAGGGCAGCAGCGGCTACAACTTCCGGCCCACAGATGCCCGCTGCCTGCCCAG CAGCCCCATCCGGATGTTTGCTTCCTTCCACCCTTCTGCCAGCACCGCAGGGACCTCTGGGGACAGTGGACCCCCAGACAG GTCACCCCTGGAACTTCACATTGGTTTCCCCACAGACATCCCTAAAAGTGCCCCCCACTCGATGA